ggtcggcggtcctcctgtagtgcgcttaatatcgcgtggaacccagtcgctcacggctctggtccaacggttgtcgttaaaacgcacgtgtccggcccacctcattttactttctttggcaaacgcggtggcgtctctaatcttcgatcgctgacgtagaagagaacttcgaatcccctCCCTCACTTACGTGAAGcaggatactcctagcatcactctctcaattgcgcgttcagtgacgctcaccgcgttttcttccgcCTTGCGAAATTCCCActtttccgaagcataggtcaaagcaagaAGTACGCTGCCGTTGAAGAGGTGAGGACGAAGCCGGGCGTTCTCGGTTTcctcactacatcctcgatgctctcaAACACTTTCCCAGCAGCTCTTCTCCCCCTGCGCAGCTCAGCagtcaggtcgttcttcatCTTCGTTTCCCAGGTAAACTTAGGTAGTGTACTCacatatgttcgttccgttgagcgcaAACGGAGCATCCGAGACTaatccgttgcgcatgaacatcgcagatttgcagattcagctgaggACCGATGCACCCACGTGTtccgtcgaattcggtcagcattcttTCCGCCTGactgatgctagatgttatcagaacgatgtcgtcagcAAGTCGTAAATgatgtagctgccgaccatcaaccttcactcccatgtcgtcccattctagctttcgcattgcgttttTGAGGGTGACCGTGAATACAGGAGGTGAGATTGTATCTCCCTGTCGAACCCCTcttttcacgtcaatgatgacaTTTTTGTATaatggcgaaattctggtTGTGAAGTTACTCAAccctcgaagtacctttatgaaCCGAGTAAGGACCAAGGTTTCTATGACTGCTTCCATCTCAACTAAGTCGAGGGGCtctaagtcgatgaaggtgagacagagcggcatcttgtactttcGTGACACCTCGATgaatttcgaaacagtgtgaatgttgTCAATCGtgctgcttgctcgcatggctgtcctttaTCTTAAACTTTTTCAACCTATTAGCGATCActtttgtaaagagcttgtagatgacggacagtaatcAGAGTCGGCGATATTTGCCAATGttatgtggatctccctttttatacaacaacgcttgctggtcttccactgtttaggaaccttgcatttcgacaggtaacgtgtaaagagcctcgcaaGAGTGTTGATGAGTAGTGGCGGAAAGTTCTTCAGGAACTCTGCTCTTATCCTCTCGAGATCGGGTGCCGTTCGATTTCCTACCGAcgtgatagcatgtcgtactttGCAGGAGAGAGCCTCTGGACTGATAtttccatcttccctcagatggtgaggacgcaagtggacatggcttgctttctccattccccttctcgacgCGACGCACTTCCTGTTCCTTTTACGTTCgggagagcagtcatcttcGTCTTGCGATCGGCGGAGACTCAGCGGACATAGCGGATGTTTTTTCACGGCTCTGCAACTTTAGCCAGCAATTCtattcttctctctttgaggtctttcTCTATCGCCCCTATGCGAAACCTTCCGAGCTGAGACGTGGGTTCTTGGTTGCTTGCGGCTTGTGTTGCTACACGTTGGCGTATTACCTCAAGAGTTCGAGGGAAAGGCGTCCCTTAATGGTATCGAAACCGTCAGTTTTCTTCGTGTAGTCGTGcaggtgttcaacgagttgGTCGTTTTCCTCGTCAATGTTGTTCAATggggaatcttcccaaaagcaggCTAACGTAACCAAAGAGATCGCAGTCAATGACAGTTCTGGGACTTCGCTTTCTGAACCTAGCgcctttctcttctctccggGTGAACGAAAATCTTCCCCGAGGTgtcgatggtccgatcccgtatagaactttggcacaacagcgacatccgtcaacCAGAACCTTTtgctgacgatgatgtggtttCATTACTGTACATTCCACTGGGTGACATCCCTGTTCATTCCactgtaggccgtgggtctcAATGCGAAGTTCCTCAGGGGTTCTTCTGGGGACAATTTTGGCGctgaaatcaccaattatgaccttgtagaaggtatggtcttctctgtagaacttgtCCAGGTCCATACAGAaagcttcaacttcttcttttccgtagcttgatgttggagtgtGTGAAGATAGTTAAACCTAGcattgaaccacatcttctcatccgccgacgtccgattcgggtcgtaagttgttcgaaagagtcccTGTTCTTTGCCACAATCAATTGACGAggacaactcctctactgtcgtaTGTTCCTAAGGACAGTTGTTCTCCATTGTCATACACGGCGTTCAGTAGGTGGCGTCGCTACCACTcagtcagtccgatgacgtggttcttaaacttcctggcttgcatcatcagatcttcagtGGTTGCGTTCGATTGCAAGCGTTCGGGCCTTATAAGTagagatcgtcatcctagtcctttttcgTCTCTGTAGCCTACATTAAtgcaaccccgtctttcctggcgctaccgtagcagcctttcctccggaatcagtaGACGCTTTTCCATTTCTGCGTTTtgcacaaaaattcaaaacccgtgggcaggttgcaagttCCACGAGATTTGGGAGAGCGTTGCGCTCTCCCAAATCTCATGGGACTTGCGACTCCTGTCTCCCGGAGCGGACAGGTGGAGCTCATTTGTTGGAGGTGACTCCAAACTGCCTCCTTTGCATCTCCCAGTCACTTGTTTGCAGGCTTTTGTTTGccgaccgacgtgcgggatacggTAGCATTATGAACTGATTCTGGCACGGCAGAAACAAGGGTGTCCATTCCCTGGATCCATCTGGGTCTCAGGGCAAGTGGATTCAGAGGATGGACTGCAGgtgcaaggtcgcttttggtccgcgatgaTCCTTGGGGACGTGCCACGTAGCCTCGAGACTAACCAGCTGTGTTCCCTCTAATGAGGGAGGTCCATGGAAGGATCGATATAGTTGGGTGGAAACGACCTGTAGCGGCCGCGCATGAAGCGGCCACACACGAAACACCGCGGGCGAGGGAGAGGCCGGACTAATAGCTTCATTTGGATTTGATAGGGTATTCTCCCGAATCCTCCACTCGCTCCAGCGTTAGTGTCCGATCACAGgttacgcgactgcaccgcGAGCTAcattttgactcaactataacAAATCTGTAATACAGTGGTTGTTCGTAAAGTTTTGCAGACGCCGGAGGAAGCTCGGAAATGAACAGTGTAGTACTGTCACCGAGATTCACAAAATTCTTCACACACTTCTCGACCCACCGTAACATCGTAGCTGTTGTTGTTAGACGAAATGCGTTGCAAATTTTGTTATTAAGTTGGTCTGAAAGTCGCACAAGATTTCAAACAATTATAACTTCATTGTCCATAGATTTCAATCAACAAAGGTGACTACTATATATGTACAACGCCCTACTAGACTGTAAATTTCAGAAGTCCAGAACTCAGGCGGCTGCGCGTCGAAGAAGCGCAGAAatctttcttcagttttttctggTCATCCAATTTTCCTAGCGTAGACGCAGCTTCAGTGCCTGAAACAAATGGCAGTCAGACCGCCCTAAGTCGCGATAACAAACAAGGTAATGAGCGGATagggtagaacttcccatccatGCTCGGGAATTTTCTGGCAAGTGAACTTCGATGGCAATGCCCGGGCTCACTTGGCAAAGCGTACCCGCCCGAAAATTTCCGAGCGTGCTTTGGAGGTTCTACTCTATCCGGCTCATTCTCCTAATTTGGCGCAGTCTGACAACCATTTATTTCGTGCGTTGAAGTTGCATCTACGAGAGAAAAAGTTCGTTTATTACAAATAGCTGGAAAATGGGGTTCTGCGCTTATTCGACTCATAATCGCCAGAGTTCTGGACTTTTGGAATCGATAATCTAGTGATGCGTTGTATGTatacatagtcgggtcaaaacgacatgcatCACCATGTAGTTGCATGAACGATCACGTTGGAGCAGTTTTCGACCGCCACCAAGCGGCCTGCGAGTGGTTTGCTTTTCAATTTCCTAAGATTTCCTGAGTGCCACCAGCATATCGATACTGGCCGTAATTTTCTGTatgtttccttttgtttctgggtttttcgtcttttatgcttcttttttttcctgtttttgttatgtttccTGCATCTGGTTTTGTTATACAGATCTATGTTGTATTTGTATTGTCCCTAAGTTATTGTATTGCTTCTGTTCATGTTTTGATTATGGAATATGGTTTAAAATTGTACTTATTTTCATgtcaatgttcttttttgtttcttcttccttccctCGCAAACAgcaaattatgaaaaaaaatcaattcaataACCTGGGACCAATACAGATATCAGGTTGGTGCAGaagaaatgcaggtttttttgttttattagtttcacactatttttttgattgaagGAATAAACTGAGGATGAACTAAATGACTTTGAATAAACTAAGGATTTTTTACGAGGTATTATACATTGTTGGAAAGCTTATTATATGAGTTttctaaatatgtatatggaatttaattcaagtcgtttattataaaaacaatttggtttttattttcagatgtcTAATCGCAATTTTCGTCAAATTTACTTCTACGAGTTCAAACTAAGCCGGACTGCCGCTCAAACCGCTCGAAATGTCAACGAAGTATGGGGCCAGGGAAGTATCAACGAATGCATAGTCAACGTTGGTTCCAAAAGTTTCGGCCGGCAACACCAGCCTCGAAGACGAACCACATGGCAGCCGACCATCAATAGTTGATAACTTTTCTGAACCTTTCTGAACCCGGGTGAAACAATTACAGCAGAAAAGTACTGCCAGAAAATCGACGAAATGCACCAGAAACTGCGAAGTTTATGCTCGGCATTGATCAATAGAAAAGGAGCAATCCTACTTCATGACAACGCTAGACCTCACGTCTCATTGATCACACGGCAAAAGCTGCATGAGTTGAACTATGAAACTAGGGATCATCCACCATACTCGCCAGACCTTTCGCCTActgactttcactttttcaagcacCTTGATAACTTCTTGCGGGAGAAACACTAGAAACCAAGACGATGCTGAAACTGCCTTCGATGAGTTCATCGCTTCCAGAACCTCAGACTTTTATAACATTGGCATTAAAAAGCTCGTTTCTCGTTGGTAAAAGTGTGTTAATTGTAATGGAAATTActttgattaaataaattttgttagatctgagttatattaatttagattttaggtaggaaaacctgcatttcttttgcaccaaccAATACAACATAGAACAGAAACTCTAGAATAAAAGCAAGAACAGCAAACATAagaagaaacaggaaaaaagagtataaaagacaaaaatccagaaacaaaagcagaaaggatgaaaacaagcaaaaattgCGGTCAATATCGATCCACTGTTGGAAACACGCAAATTTTGCAACTTGCCGAGCAAACCGCTAGCGGGCGGTTTGCGACAGGTCGAAAACCGTGCAGCTCGACCGCTCTTGTAGCTACTCCGTgtctcatgtcgttttgatccgactatacgtAGTGGATCATGATGGTCACTATTTTGTTGATTGATATCTATGGACAATGAAGTtataattgtttgaaaaaagtatgaaacTTGGTGCAATTATTTTGGACCAACTTTTTGTTACCTACAACAATTGTCGCCTGTCAACTTATAACGTGTTTTGAACTTTAAAAGAAGAACAGGATCCGAATCTTCTTTGACTTTATAGGTTTTTGAGGTGTTTGATTTTACCGAAAAACTTTGTTTAGTTCTATGGTACATTATCCTGTTCTTTGGAGTTCTTGGGACCAGATAAGCGTTCAAGAGAACCAGTATATGTAAGCAATATCTCTCTCTCTAAGGAGAGGGTTCGAGGAAGGTTTCCCGAACACTTCAGCTGGGCGTGATAGGACAAGAAGTGTATAACGAGAGCAGATGAAGCGGAATCGTCTAAATCTTTGGTCAATTATGATTGCGTCAGAAATAGTGCGTAGCAATCAAGATATTTTTGTCCTAAAAAAATCATCCAGGACATCCTAGTCTATCACTGGGGTTATGAatacaagaaagaagaattctgCGAGTTGTGCCGTTTGACTTATACAGACGCTTCCTCAGAAACCAAAGgtcgaaagaaagaagacgTCAGAAGCGATCGTACGTGTTCCGTTTGTCATGTGGATGAAGTGAGCACACCGCTTGAAGTCTGACGCACAAGATGAAATGACATGACCGCAGctaatcaaaaaataataggatATGATGCAAATGCTGTAACAGCGAACAAAACCATCAACCCGTCCGTAATCAATACCCACGTAAAAATGAAGCCGACATTGTTAGTGCTAGACGTCACCAACAATGACAGCAAAGAACAGCCAGCATAAGCTGGCTTGAAATTACAGTACATTACTTCCTAAAGAGTtgtatttatgtttctttgttttgccaGACGAGACCTATGCGAGATTTTATCTTTTGCCTGGCTTTTCGAAAATctcatctttttcaaaggcctgaaaatggttcaatATTTCTATAGTACGGTCAAAACGGCGTGAAGTACGGTACGGTcacgtaagcggttgcgcctGAAGCGGTgtgtggagcgtagcggttgaaatcgaagaAGGCCCCCTGCCAACACCATTCATGGCTAAtgttcgcgacggtcccaccttgattccagCAGCTTACGGCCTATTATGCACATGTCccattaaatttcttttatgtCTTTACCAAATCTCGATATCGTTTCAAGTACATCACCGAAAACTCCAAACAGAacaacaaactgaccagtcacACCGACTGGCAGGACTAGTGAAGCATCGCGTTTTTATGTCATGCcacccaaggcgaatgagatctacgcactgtgcagtatatATGCAGTATAAAATCTAAGattcaggtttttttcctcgtcgCTGCAACTTCAGAGAACTCTTTCTTGAAATCATACCTGCATGCCACATCTCTGTGTGGTTATTAGAAGCCAAAGCATAAAGTCACCGGCACACATACAAATCCGACGCCGACGGACCCGTGTCACCCCAATTCACCCCATTTTCTGGCACCCGGACATCAATTCGATTCGCCGTAGTACCCGtatcacctcattttatagctttctagccCTGGCGTACGAATTCGAAACCGTGGGACCCATCTCACTTCGTTTCATCGTATTGCAGCGCCAGTGCACCTATCAAACGCTGTCGGAAACGCCTCATTCtcgttctggaatttcgtcaCAAATAcatgcacacacgtgacaaaataagcccgttattatatgttTGATGAGTTCTTGTTACATACATCTTTGTTTCATTGAGTTCCGTTGCTGATTATTGGTGAAGGAGGCTTAAAAATCGgcttaaaaaagtaaatgtcTATTATGAAGCGAAAGTTCGAAGGTGAAATGAAGTGGTTAGACTTCTTCAAGCTCACAGACAACTTTTTGATTGCAATTATTGGTAATttattactcatttatttaatttcttcttgagTAGGGATGATTTCAATCAGggataagtaagtaaataagtgaGAACAATCGTCTTATCTTCCACTAATGCTGCGCGTCCCTCGTCTCGAGTTAATTCGAGCGCGTTGTCGTGGGATAACTCGTGCTTCCGATGAGCTGTATTCAATCACGCACGGCCGCGCTCATGTGCTGTCGCGATTCCTTTGTTTCCTTCCTGAAATCTGCAAGGATTGCTCAAAGAGGGCGgtgagtgaagaaaaaatggaggacGAGAAAAATCCCTTCATTTAAGGACAAAGCTAAATCTATAGCAACTTTGAGcacgaacaaagaaaaaacacgtaATTTTTCATGCGACGGCAAAATTTTAATTCGAATTTGTGGATTTGACTATGTGAAGAAGATACTTAagatatttcaaaatataaataagataTCTTCTCCTCAATGAAGGTCGTGGAAAGAAATTAGGTCGAGGAGAAAAAACGTATATAGAAGCTTAGTAACAGACATTGAAACTTTACTGCAAATTctcatagaaatttgaaatttcttaattAGTGACTGGATctactcattttttaaaaatatttccgaGGATTTTACAGATCCCCATCCGGGCAGATAACTGCAACAGCAACAGATCATTTATTCAATTCAAACCGCATCCGAATACGTAGTTCGGGATATTTTTGGATGAAGAGTGATGATGCGTGTGACAGGCATTTTTACACGTGGTTCCGACGCTAATTAGCAGTTGTTAAGGGCGTactgtatttctttttatttttccaccgTGAATCGCTGAATACTTTGCAATTGCAGTAAATTAGTTCTCATCATGCGGATAGAATGTGATTTTGCGAGGAATATTGAACggatttgcttttttctcttaaataaGTTGCCATGTTCAGGAAAAATCGCTTGCTTCTACGTCGAATATCTTTCGTTCGGCGCACATTTCAGCCCCAAAACTCAGCTCCAAAAAACTCCgttgaggaagaaaaacatcacCAGGTGATTTTAAAAAGCAAGCTATTCAACTGCtttcttctccatttctttTACTATAAACAAATGCTGTTGACAAATTCTGCACGTCGGTCGCAGTTGTTCGTCAAATGGTGGAATATGATACAGGTAAAAACGGGAACTTTGACGTTAAGAAGTAAAAAGATCCCGCTATCATGTGTTGTCCAgatttccggtttttttttttgcttccggAAAATATCCGAAAAGGTTGAGATTTGTtgtttaattttccttttctttcttttttttgtcacctTAGCTATGTTGTTTCGCACGCTTATTTCCGTGCAGAATTCATCCCTGgggctttttttctaatgcgAGAGAGATAGATGGGTTGTTACTTCCAGTCAAAGATTAGAAGTTGAGCGACAGCGCTACTCGTCCTATCGTTTGTGAATgtaaaatacaaacaaatacgCCCGAGTATCCTGCAGGAATTATTTCAAAGGTAGTGGATCACGAAAATGATGTAATTGGGAAATCTGAGGCAAAATATAGATTTCCGGGTGTAGATAAGGAACGCGagcgtggttctgctcaattccctctaatcaTCTGGAAAAACCGCGTGGGAAACTGCATTTATCCCTACGAGGTTTGTGAAAACACTCCAACCTTGTTCACCCACCGCATCCAgaagcgagcggtcgaagatcaatgaggtttcctcatcagcctattcaagtgtaaccaatgaataagctgaaGACGGGAGTGAAGGGCATGTTCAAGGATAGCACGTTCTAACATGTGTCGTAGGAATAAACCCCGTTCCCATGaggtttttcaggatgatttgTGGGGATAGAGTGATACTTTACCTCATACTTGTAATCCACACCCCgaattctatattttcccacaaGTTTCCTAACTACAACTTTAGTCTCGTTATACGCTGCGTTTGTAGCGATGACGCTAAATCGTAATGAAAGGGATTATaatattttctgcattttttttaacgataCTCATCTAAACGAGAGTTTCATCTAGGGCACATCGCAACTCGTACAAATCGAATTCGAACTGAATGCTTTCATAACAAGAATATCGTCCTTAAATCAGTTTACTGAGagtaaattgaaatatttaacTAGTGACACAACACGAGTAGAGAATTCAAAGCAAAGCAGAAACTTAATAGAAGTAGGGAACCCTTCATACGATTTTTTCGATGCCGTTCTAGGAGACATATTTATTACTTGCACATTTTGAATGAGGAGCGAGTGTAGCACAGTTGGTAAGAGATCCCGCTGTGGCTGGACGGttgacggttcgaaaccgccctagcgcGAATcaaacccttcatccctccgtgggttgacaaattggtaccagacttgtctgggaggaaaaaacactgatttgatcatcgaCTAGCCCCCGCAACTCATGGTATAGGGGAATATGCGTGCAAAACCTCAACGAGCACAAATTCCAGTAAatcgcgttggtgcatcctaagtggattgatacgccagtgactttattttactttacatTTTCACTATATTATCTACACACCTTCGACTTAGGTTTATATTTTTACCTATTCTACTGGCCGAAAGATCCAGGAATGTG
This is a stretch of genomic DNA from Necator americanus strain Aroian chromosome II, whole genome shotgun sequence. It encodes these proteins:
- a CDS encoding hypothetical protein (NECATOR_CHRII.G4954.T3), which translates into the protein MRASSTIDNIHTVSKFIEVSRKYKMPLCLTFIDLEPLDLVEMEAVIETLVLTRFIKVLRGLSNFTTRISPLYKNVIIDVKRGVRQGDTISPPVFTVTLKNAMRKLEWDDMGVKVDGRQLHHLRLADDIVLITSSISQAERMLTEFDGTRGCIGPQLNLQICDVHAQRISLGCSVCAQRNEHM
- a CDS encoding hypothetical protein (NECATOR_CHRII.G4955.T1); translated protein: MEKASHVHLRPHHLREDGNISPEALSCKVRHAITSVGNRTAPDLERIRAEFLKNFPPLLINTLARLFTRYLSKCKVPKQWKTSKRCCIKREIHITLANIADSDYCPSSTSSLQK
- a CDS encoding hypothetical protein (NECATOR_CHRII.G4956.T1) gives rise to the protein MDLDKFYREDHTFYKVIIGDFSAKIVPRRTPEELRIETHGLQWNEQGCHPVECTVMKPHHRQQKVLVDGCRCCAKVLYGIGPSTPRGRFSFTRREEKGARFRKRSPRTVIDCDLFGYVSLLLGRFPIEQH
- a CDS encoding hypothetical protein (NECATOR_CHRII.G4957.T1), encoding MVRSRIELWHNSDIRQPEPFADDDVVSLLYIPLGDIPVHSTVGRPYRKLQLLLFRSLMLECVKIVKPSIEPHLLIRRRPIRVMSNRNFRQIYFYEFKLSRTAAQTARNVNEVWGQGSINECIVNDILVYHWGYEYKKEEFCELCRLTYTDASSETKGRKKEDVRSDRTCSVCHVDEVSTPLEV